The Pseudomonas extremaustralis genome contains a region encoding:
- a CDS encoding DUF1989 domain-containing protein encodes MTNITHSHDYPACCQPDNGSSLGINATLKEPISADGTPVLGESYTVPARCGRAVRLKAGQVIKIVNTHGTQVCDTWLFNSEDMSEFLSMEHARAHCNSIIPKAGDTLFSNRRRTIGTLLTDTSPGIHDTLMAACDLHRYTNLGVEGYHDSCADNMRLALQAIGLRSHEVPQPFNLWMNIPVKPDYTVEWLPPVSKAGDYVEIRADMDVIVVMSACPQDIVPINDLNPVEVTFSVHG; translated from the coding sequence ATGACCAACATCACACATAGCCATGACTATCCAGCCTGCTGCCAGCCCGACAACGGCTCCTCGCTGGGCATCAACGCCACGTTGAAAGAACCGATCTCGGCCGATGGCACTCCAGTCCTGGGCGAAAGCTACACAGTGCCTGCCCGTTGTGGCCGCGCCGTCCGCCTGAAAGCTGGCCAGGTCATCAAAATCGTCAACACTCACGGCACCCAGGTATGTGACACCTGGTTGTTCAACAGCGAAGACATGAGCGAATTCCTGTCGATGGAACATGCTCGCGCGCATTGCAACAGCATCATTCCCAAAGCTGGCGACACGCTGTTCAGTAACCGTCGCCGCACGATCGGCACCCTGCTGACCGACACCTCACCGGGCATTCACGACACCTTGATGGCTGCGTGTGATCTGCACCGCTACACCAACCTGGGAGTAGAGGGTTATCACGACAGCTGCGCGGATAACATGCGTCTGGCCTTGCAGGCTATCGGTCTGCGCTCCCATGAAGTTCCGCAGCCTTTCAATCTGTGGATGAATATTCCGGTCAAGCCTGATTACACTGTTGAATGGTTGCCGCCGGTATCCAAAGCAGGGGACTACGTTGAAATCCGTGCAGACATGGACGTTATCGTGGTGATGTCCGCCTGCCCTCAGGACATCGTGCCTATCAATGACCTTAACCCGGTGGAAGTTACCTTCTCGGTTCACGGCTAA
- a CDS encoding M20 family metallo-hydrolase — MIADQVMQAVSSERLQRLLETLATFGPGIDGGMNRQALSEEDLQARAWLIDEARKLDCKVWTDAGANLFIRREGREDLPPVMTGSHVDTQPTGGKLDGCYGVMAGLECLYALAELNVSTRRPIEVVVWTNEEGSRFSPGAMGSSAYVDPARLQTYRNNLDVAGISVGEALDAHALRFADLPLREKIATHAFVELHIEQGPVLEQANVPLGVVSGIQGVRWYQVRCKGASAHAGTTPTHMRRDALLLAMESLGRIDALAEQLAGDDKRLTFGRWSVSPNAINTIAGEATFSIDFRHADPAVLDSFDNALSACLPADAELTSLFSHSPTAFDHQVINVLENACDATGLAWQSIRSGAFHDAMYLAGHCPTAMLFVPSRDGISHNPKEFTDPAQLKAGAQALAWSLVALAEQP, encoded by the coding sequence ATGATTGCCGATCAAGTGATGCAAGCCGTTTCATCGGAACGATTGCAGCGTTTGTTGGAGACCCTGGCAACCTTCGGGCCCGGCATCGATGGCGGAATGAACCGGCAGGCGTTGTCCGAAGAAGACCTCCAGGCCCGCGCCTGGCTGATTGACGAAGCCCGAAAACTTGACTGCAAAGTGTGGACCGACGCCGGTGCCAACCTGTTCATCCGCCGCGAAGGCCGTGAGGACTTACCGCCAGTGATGACCGGCAGCCACGTCGACACCCAACCCACAGGCGGCAAGCTTGACGGCTGTTACGGGGTAATGGCCGGGCTTGAATGCCTGTATGCGTTGGCAGAACTCAACGTCAGCACCCGCCGCCCAATCGAAGTGGTGGTCTGGACCAACGAAGAAGGCAGCCGCTTCAGTCCGGGAGCGATGGGCTCCAGCGCCTACGTGGACCCGGCACGGCTGCAGACCTATCGAAACAACCTTGACGTTGCGGGTATCTCGGTCGGAGAGGCACTGGACGCTCACGCCCTGCGCTTTGCCGACCTGCCACTGCGCGAAAAAATCGCCACACACGCCTTTGTCGAGTTGCACATTGAGCAAGGCCCGGTATTGGAGCAAGCCAATGTCCCGCTAGGAGTGGTTTCCGGTATTCAGGGCGTGCGCTGGTATCAAGTGCGCTGCAAAGGTGCTTCGGCACATGCAGGAACCACGCCGACTCACATGCGGCGCGATGCGTTGTTGCTCGCCATGGAATCCCTGGGCCGCATTGACGCACTGGCCGAACAACTCGCCGGTGACGACAAGCGCCTGACATTCGGCCGCTGGAGCGTCTCGCCCAATGCAATCAATACGATTGCCGGCGAAGCAACCTTCAGCATCGACTTCCGCCACGCCGATCCAGCGGTTCTCGACTCCTTCGATAACGCCCTGAGTGCCTGCCTGCCTGCCGACGCCGAACTGACCAGCCTGTTCAGCCACAGCCCGACCGCGTTCGATCATCAGGTCATCAATGTGTTGGAGAACGCCTGCGACGCCACAGGACTGGCCTGGCAATCGATACGTTCTGGCGCTTTCCACGACGCCATGTATTTGGCCGGGCACTGTCCTACAGCAATGCTTTTTGTACCCAGCCGGGACGGCATAAGCCACAACCCGAAGGAATTCACAGATCCCGCGCAATTGAAAGCAGGCGCCCAGGCATTGGCCTGGAGCTTGGTTGCACTTGCAGAACAACCCTGA
- a CDS encoding cupin domain-containing protein: MSTPSKTPVAKSQHSDGLPSLSVRLRHARKVAGLTLKQVAQAAKCSESLISKLENDAASPSLAMLHRLALALGSNVSELTSEDWESEEPVLRAGGRQVSRFAQGTAKGYIDLERITHLQKGGLLQGDIHIVSPGMVSDMIEHAGEEMGYVIEGSLDLTLGEITYTLNAGDSFHFPSNVPHGYRNSTKSVVRILWINTPATF, encoded by the coding sequence ATGTCCACACCCAGCAAAACGCCAGTAGCCAAATCCCAGCATTCCGATGGCCTGCCGAGCTTGAGCGTTCGTCTTCGCCATGCGCGCAAGGTGGCAGGCCTGACTCTCAAGCAAGTTGCCCAGGCTGCCAAGTGCTCCGAAAGCCTGATCTCCAAGCTGGAAAACGACGCAGCATCGCCTTCACTGGCCATGCTGCACCGCCTGGCACTCGCGCTCGGCAGCAACGTGTCGGAGCTGACGTCTGAAGACTGGGAGTCTGAAGAGCCCGTGCTGCGCGCCGGCGGTCGACAAGTGAGTCGTTTCGCACAAGGCACCGCGAAAGGCTATATCGATCTGGAACGCATCACTCATCTGCAAAAAGGCGGGCTGCTGCAAGGCGATATCCATATCGTTTCTCCTGGCATGGTCAGCGACATGATCGAGCATGCGGGTGAAGAGATGGGTTATGTGATCGAGGGCAGCCTCGACCTGACTCTCGGCGAGATCACCTACACGCTGAATGCTGGCGATTCCTTTCACTTCCCCAGCAACGTACCCCATGGCTATCGCAATTCGACCAAGAGTGTCGTCCGTATACTTTGGATCAACACGCCCGCAACGTTCTAA